The following DNA comes from Chelmon rostratus isolate fCheRos1 chromosome 3, fCheRos1.pri, whole genome shotgun sequence.
GCTGTTCATCTCCTGCTTGACGGCCGGAGAAGGAGAACAAACACAAGCGGCGGAGGAGAGGTAAAGATGGAGACgcagcacaggagaggagagggagcatgAGAGAGCTTCATCTCGCTCCTCTGCCAGAGTTCACTGACAGGAACACTTGTGCAACCTTATCACATAACACAGCATATGACCAGTACGGGGGCCCAGACCCCCACCCCTCTGCCTCCGTCACGTGTACATTAGGACGAGGCATTCTTCTGCTCGCTCtaaactttctgttttttcctctctgtccctccgGTTTCTCGCTCACGCAGCTCGTTCCGGCTACATTTCAACTGGCAGCAGTCTGACGTGGTTTAGTGACAGGGTTGTCATGAGTCATATATacatctgagaaaaaaaaaaaaaacactttcagtgcTCAGGTCATGTAGTTGGTGCTTTTCTctaatttgttttcttctcttctaaAACGCTTGAGAGCTACAAGAAGTGGCTGTCTTTCcagcatacacacatttatacagGTTAAATGCAGGATCTCGTCCTCTGTGACCCTCCCAAGGGGTTTCCACAGGGGTCGACGCAGGCCAACGGGTCCAGAGTCTCTTCATGGCTCCACAGGTTCAGGGTTCAGTTAAAGCCACACTGTGGGTCAACTGGCTGCTCCACAGGTCAGTGTTAATATGCACTCGTGGGCCGGAGTGTCCTCCAGCCCTGGATTCATGGCTGGTTTCACAGTTTTACAGTCAGGGAAGCTGTCGTCTGCAGCGTGAAGGTCACTGCAGCATGATATCTTTGAGGTTTTCCTGCAGGATGGTGTCCTTGACGGCGTGAAAGACAAAACGAATGTTTTCTGTGTCTATCGCAGTGGTGAAGTGGTGGAAGAGCGGCTTCCCTCGGTTTCTCCTCTTACGGCTGAACGACTGCACCAGGAACGCCTGGaaggagcagaagcagagacaCTAAATATCTGATTTGTTCAACTTTATGTATATGAGAAGAAGCCCCGTTTCAGTAATCAGGGAGGGGATTAGACAAAACCTGGAAAAGTCGATCTCTTGGCCATGTATGCGGCCAACCAGGTTCCTAATCTGCTTTTGActtgtatgcatgtgcatgacaaagactgcaggcagaggaagaaTCAGCGTGGGGCGGCGGGATCAAAGGAAAAGATTATTAAAAGTAGTGTTACATCCTCACATTCAGAACATTTCCACCCAAATGGATAATAATATGCAAGTAAGCTGAACACATTTGCACTTAAAGGAAAAGCCGAACACTCCCTCTCTGCGGAGTCTTTTCACCCCTTTCTGCACTGTCAACCCAACAAGCACACTCCCAAATACAAAAAGACGTTTTTTAAGAGTCAGGACGACCTTTAAAATCAGTAAGAATGGATTGACCTGCTGGGTTAACACTCATATTAACAGTGACAGGGTACTTCGGTGCATATAAAGTTTATTTCTTGCGTGATCTGGTTTCTTTTAATTTCTGGATGAGAGCTTCGCATTTTATTTCAGCATCATGGCTGACACTCCCTCAGAGGCTGAGCCGTGTTAACAGCAAGTCACTTCGATACAAGACAATCAAGGCAATGACCTAATTTAACACAGGTGTGCAGCAGACACCACCTGggctgcagggacagaaaacGGAGACACAAGCTCAACAATTTTAACAAAGTACAGTCAAGTATAGATATCATGCAAAAAGATTCAAACATCGTTACaagaaaggggggggggcacaccCCCCTGCAGTGGGGCATGGACGACCAGGAGAAAAACTCTGATTGACTACATATAATTTATGATGCTGATGCTCCCGTCctgacctttatttcactaaaactCGACTTAAAATTCAAGCTTCCTGATGAGCTGCTGCCCCTGTCATTGTCagtgaagggggggggggttcagctCCTGAAGGGGGACATGCCAGAAAAAATGTGAGAACCACTGGCCTCCAGGGACCAAGCTGCTGAGCCTGTTAATCCAAAACATCTTGGCCCACCATCCTCTTCATCAGCCTCTCATCAAACCtctgtttttggtgtgtgtgtgtgtatgtgtgcgtgtaccTGTACATCCTCTAGCCGGCGTGGGTCTCCTCTGAACTCGGGAAAGTTCTTGCGGATGTCCACAGTGCGAATCTTTTCCACCAGCAGGTCTGTTTtgttgaggaagaggatgatggaCACGTTGAGGAAGAGCTTGTTGTTGACGATCGTCTCAAAGATATTCATGCTCTCCACCAAACGGTTTGTCCTTCGATCCTCCATCAAGACCTggcatcacaacacacacacacacacgcacacacacacacacaattatcctttgttttttcaggttttatcTGTGCATCAATTAAGGATTCAGCCGTCATCATATGACCGTTGATTTGAACTGCAGCCACGACTGAGGGAACAATCAAGTTTCCACAGCCCACCACAAAGAGAGCTTTGTGTAAATCTCAAACGTTGCGTCTCTCTGATGTTTTTTGTCCATTTCGTAACTCTCAAAGTCGAGAGGATAATGATCCGACTGTTATGTGATGGGAAACGTGCGTGAATTGTACCTGATCATACTCTGACGACGAAACCATGAAGAGTATCGACGTGATCCCATCGAAACACTGAAACCACTTCTGCCTCTGGGACCTCTGCCCGCCGACGTCCACCATCTTGAAAGGAATCTTCTTGATGACAAAGTCGTGCTCGACGATGCCTTTAGTCGCCTTCCTCGCAAACAAAATGTCCTGCTTGCTTGGGATGTAGTTCTGAAAAAGGGGAGATAAACATCTTACAAGCGGAAAGAGGTGAGGAAATACAAAGTGCCCTTAAGTGTCGCTGTGACTCACCAGCTGACCAATGCGATCCAAGTTATCCAGGAAGTATTTGACTGACTCActctgcagacaggaagagaaacaaaTCCATTACAAACGCAAAATGCAACCGAGTCATCTTATCATGCATCAACCAAACTTAAAAGACCcaaataatcaaatcaaagcacTTCATCTGAACAGGCTAATTTCTCATATTTCTTCCTTATTAGATTCACATTTCATGGAAGCTGCGGTTGTTGATTTAATAACATATTGATCAAGGCCTTCTCCTCAATCAGCAACAAAGGCCAGAAACCATGTGACCAGCAATAATCTCATCAGTCCCATTTATTGATTGTTACATATTCTGTTCTCCGCTATTTGAGAAGCTCTGTTTGAATGGGCTTGACCAGCAGAACGGTACTCTGAACTGAAGGGGTTCAAGTGATAAACCTGGATCATAACTGAATCAATGTGTTTATGTGATCCATTTTTTTAACCGACACGACTCTCCAGCTGCATTAATCAGTGATTCAATGATAATGAAAGGGCTCTGATGAACCCGCTGTACCCTCCCTGTCCAGCACTAGCAGGCAAGTGAGCAAGTAGCTTGTGGGCTCAGTGGAGCATCTGGTAGCTcaagaaccagatatttccctcagcagctggtggagaccaaaacggagGTCAAAGGAGAATGACTATTTGATGTAAATTGAGtgagaaagcagaaaaacaaatgtaaatgaatgcaCTGGACTCCTCCAACCTCGCCAT
Coding sequences within:
- the gna12a gene encoding guanine nucleotide-binding protein subunit alpha-12a — encoded protein: MSGVVRTLSRCLLPAEASRDPGSSKERSRERDAAQEREARRRSREIDAMLARERRAVRRLVKILLLGAGESGKSTFLKQMRIINGQEFDKKALLDFRDTIYENILKGMRVLVDARDKLGIGWQSCENEKQGMLVMSWEGRVGGSGVEPSEFQLYVTALSALWADTGIQEAYARRSEFQLSESVKYFLDNLDRIGQLNYIPSKQDILFARKATKGIVEHDFVIKKIPFKMVDVGGQRSQRQKWFQCFDGITSILFMVSSSEYDQVLMEDRRTNRLVESMNIFETIVNNKLFLNVSIILFLNKTDLLVEKIRTVDIRKNFPEFRGDPRRLEDVQAFLVQSFSRKRRNRGKPLFHHFTTAIDTENIRFVFHAVKDTILQENLKDIMLQ